The following are from one region of the Rhinoraja longicauda isolate Sanriku21f chromosome 3, sRhiLon1.1, whole genome shotgun sequence genome:
- the ankrd34bb gene encoding ankyrin repeat domain 34Bb: MKLNLIGLEGKYSKEPQLGEHQPASDSWTMNKATQVRTDGNSLLKAVYLSRLRLTRLLLEGGAYINESNDQGETPLMIACKTQHVDQQSIGRAKMVRYLLENHADPNIQDQSGKTALMHACAEQAGVEVVALLLSSGADPSLEDRSGSSALVYAVNSNDKETLQVLLDACKARGKEVIIITKDKSPSGRQITKQYLNVPPPEDNEDQNSPVPCTSPSEIELKTSSLPLTQSTVKEKHVFSFRDPVNLVNDKGSSEPTSPTRICGPSRPGAKLPQLQRLHSEPWLNIPASLLSQHKTSSFQEEVHNLTMEEGLSLKINGLSLPKRLFTRHQSIEVKDTAALLRSLDQAAALTASRKFCEDIHSQSLPSGLCHWNTIPVDQDPDALQSISVSSLRSIVQKRNMGVDHYNSDSQLTVCLKQGTDEGKGSQERKKMISSPLSAVSSSRNSLDNLRIGSLSTGGKRHPGIMERRGSGTLLLDHISQTRPGYLPPLNVNSHRPIPDIGPNNTNSPALSNAAKPPIPAAPNSQKPTDGKCKKMLLRRHSVQVEQMKQLANFEEIFG, translated from the exons ATGAAACTCAATTTAATCGGGCTGGAAGGCAAATATTCAAAAG AACCACAACTTGGAGAACATCAACCTGCGAGCGACTCCTGGACAATGAACAAGGCCACGCAGGTGCGCACGGATGGTAACTCCCTGTTAAAGGCCGTCTACCTGAGCAGACTGCGCCTCACCAGGCTGCTGTTGGAAGGTGGGGCTTACATTAACGAGAGCAACGACCAAGGAGAGACTCCGCTCATGATCGCTTGCAAGACCCAGCACGTGGACCAACAGAGCATCGGCAGAGCGAAAATGGTGAGATACCTGTTGGAAAACCACGCCGATCCCAACATCCAAGACCAGTCGGGAAAGACTGCGCTGATGCACGCGTGCGCGGAGCAGGCTGGAGTCGAGGTTGTTGCTTTGCTGCTGAGCAGTGGGGCTGACCCGAGTCTGGAAGACCGCTCAGGTAGTTCTGCCCTGGTTTACGCCGTAAACTCCAACGACAAGGAAACCCTTCAGGTTCTCCTGGATGCTTGCAAGGCACGAGGGAAGGAAGTCATCATCATCACGAAGGATAAGTCGCCCTCTGGCAGGCAGATTACCAAGCAGTACCTAAATGTACCTCCTCCTGAAGACAATGAAGATCAAAACTCACCGGTCCCTTGCACCTCACCCTCAGAAATTGAGCTTAAAACATCATCGCTTCCTCTCACACAAAGCACAGTCAAGGAGAAGCATGTTTTCTCTTTCAGAGACCCAGTAAATCTCGTCAATGATAAAGGTTCATCAGAACCAACTTCTCCCACCAGGATCTGCGGCCCATCGCGACCAGGAGCCAAATTACCTCAACTGCAAAGGCTGCACTCCGAACCGTGGCTGAACATTCCTGCTTCCCTCTTATCTCAGCATAAAACATCTTCCTTTCAAGAAGAAGTGCACAACCTGACCATGGAAGAAGGTCTTTCTCTCAAAATCAATGGCCTATCTCTACCCAAGCGACTCTTCACCAGGCATCAAAGCATTGAAGTGAAAGACACTGCAGCTTTACTACGGTCCTTGGACCAAGCCGCTGCTTTAACTGCCTCGCGGAAGTTCTGCGAAGATATCCACTCTCAGTCTCTTCCCTCCGGTCTATGTCACTGGAACACCATTCCCGTGGACCAGGATCCAGACGCATTGCAATCAATTTCTGTTTCTAGTTTACGGAGCATCGTCCAGAAAAGAAACATGGGCGTTGATCATTATAATTCCGACTCACAGCTGACAGTCTGTTTAAAGCAAGGAACTGACGAAGGCAAAGGTTCTCAGGAGAGGAAGAAAATGATCTCTTCCCCTTTATCTGCGGTGAGCAGTTCCAGAAATTCCCTGGACAATCTGCGAATTGGTTCCCTGAGCACAGGAGGGAAGAGACACCCCGGCATCATGGAGAGGCGAGGATCGGGGACATTGCTCCTGGACCACATTTCACAAACCAGACCTGGCTACCTCCCGCCTTTGAACGTCAACTCCCACCGACCCATTCCTGACATTGGACCCAACAACACAAATTCCCCGGCACTTTCCAATGCTGCAAAGCCTCCAATACCAGCAGCTCCCAACAGTCAAAAGCCAACAGacggaaaatgtaaaaaaatgctgTTGAGGAGACACTCTGTTCAGGTCGAACAAATGAAGCAGTTGGCAAACTTTGAGGAAATTTTTGGATAG